A window from Neoarius graeffei isolate fNeoGra1 chromosome 14, fNeoGra1.pri, whole genome shotgun sequence encodes these proteins:
- the LOC132897948 gene encoding uncharacterized protein LOC132897948 isoform X2, with amino-acid sequence MNECDNTMNTVLNPAFPALVSVLMLQCQAFIFREITVNDPVTFPCTCSGNCPVVQWTRFIPSEAVIAESRMCHGKQYDERFSVSGNASRGNFSLTISSVAYNDAGSYRCSCNRNPVAEVKLKVIVPTVIKAFERENVTLPCYGNTQHNVQDVTWKKDGQKVLLYTPANRSVTTAEASESRLMMSIKGFLDGCLSLHISSVHLSDAGLYQCLLHDESQDGDPEAVLLKVEGRQQLSTTNSNEVSVLCVFLGCIILVGIIGLIVYVVRRRFRKSRSGV; translated from the exons atgaatgaatgtg ATAACACCATGAATACAGTTTTAAACCCtgctttcccggcgcttg TTTCCGTGTTGATGCTGCAGTGCCAAGCCTTCATCTTCAGAGAAATCACAGTGAATGACCCCGTGACCTTCCCGTGTACCTGCTCTGGAAATTGCCCAGTGGTCCAGTGGACCCGCTTCATTCCCAGCGAAGCCGTCATTGCTGAAAGCCGGATGTGTCACGGTAAACAGTACGATGAGAGATTTTCAGTATCAGGAAATGCCAGCAGAGGAAATTTCTCCCTGACGATCAGTTCAGTAGCCTACAATGATGCCGGCTCCTACAGGTGCAGCTGTAATAGAAACCCAGTTGCTGAAGTAAAGCTGAAAGTTATCG TTCCGACAGTTATAAAGGCTTTCGAGAGGGAGAATGTCACCCTCCCGTGCTACGGAAACACTCAGCACAATGTTCAAGATGTCACATGGAAGAAAGATGGACAAAAGGTTCTGCTGTACACCCCGGCAAACAGATCAGTGACGACTGCTGAAGCATCAGAAAGCAGATTGATGATGTCCATAAAAGGCTTTCTAGATGGTTGTCTCTCTCTTCACATCAGTTCAGTTCATCTGTCTGATGCAGGATTATATCAGTGTCTCCTCCATGATGAGTCTCAGGACGGAGACCCAGAAGCTGTTTTACTGAAGGTAGAAG ggcGACAACAATTATCAACCACCAACAGCAATGAAGTTTCAGtcctgtgtgtgtttctaggatgCATCATCTTGGTTGGCATCATTGGATTAATTGTTTACGTTGTCAGAAGACGCTTCAGGAAATCCAGATCAGGAGTTTAA
- the LOC132897948 gene encoding uncharacterized protein LOC132897948 isoform X1, with protein sequence MNVVNTELETTAHANRVAKKLSKTALQEHQKEQKESSEKQKQRKLEERLQNAPQKRALNSSAVKPFKKRDNTMNTVLNPAFPALVSVLMLQCQAFIFREITVNDPVTFPCTCSGNCPVVQWTRFIPSEAVIAESRMCHGKQYDERFSVSGNASRGNFSLTISSVAYNDAGSYRCSCNRNPVAEVKLKVIVPTVIKAFERENVTLPCYGNTQHNVQDVTWKKDGQKVLLYTPANRSVTTAEASESRLMMSIKGFLDGCLSLHISSVHLSDAGLYQCLLHDESQDGDPEAVLLKVEGRQQLSTTNSNEVSVLCVFLGCIILVGIIGLIVYVVRRRFRKSRSGV encoded by the exons atgaatgtggtgaatacagaacttgaaacaaCAGCTCATGCGAACAGAGTAGCCAAGAAACTCTCCAAAACAGCACTGCAGGAGCATCAGAAAGAGCAGAAGGAAAgctcagagaaacaaaagcagagaaaactggaggaaagattacagaatgcaccccagaaaagagcattaaactcctctgcagtgaaacctttcaaaaagagag ATAACACCATGAATACAGTTTTAAACCCtgctttcccggcgcttg TTTCCGTGTTGATGCTGCAGTGCCAAGCCTTCATCTTCAGAGAAATCACAGTGAATGACCCCGTGACCTTCCCGTGTACCTGCTCTGGAAATTGCCCAGTGGTCCAGTGGACCCGCTTCATTCCCAGCGAAGCCGTCATTGCTGAAAGCCGGATGTGTCACGGTAAACAGTACGATGAGAGATTTTCAGTATCAGGAAATGCCAGCAGAGGAAATTTCTCCCTGACGATCAGTTCAGTAGCCTACAATGATGCCGGCTCCTACAGGTGCAGCTGTAATAGAAACCCAGTTGCTGAAGTAAAGCTGAAAGTTATCG TTCCGACAGTTATAAAGGCTTTCGAGAGGGAGAATGTCACCCTCCCGTGCTACGGAAACACTCAGCACAATGTTCAAGATGTCACATGGAAGAAAGATGGACAAAAGGTTCTGCTGTACACCCCGGCAAACAGATCAGTGACGACTGCTGAAGCATCAGAAAGCAGATTGATGATGTCCATAAAAGGCTTTCTAGATGGTTGTCTCTCTCTTCACATCAGTTCAGTTCATCTGTCTGATGCAGGATTATATCAGTGTCTCCTCCATGATGAGTCTCAGGACGGAGACCCAGAAGCTGTTTTACTGAAGGTAGAAG ggcGACAACAATTATCAACCACCAACAGCAATGAAGTTTCAGtcctgtgtgtgtttctaggatgCATCATCTTGGTTGGCATCATTGGATTAATTGTTTACGTTGTCAGAAGACGCTTCAGGAAATCCAGATCAGGAGTTTAA